A stretch of Spirochaetaceae bacterium DNA encodes these proteins:
- a CDS encoding YfcC family protein: MVDVAKKKFKMPTALGILFGLIVVVWALGWVIPSGFYDYLTPAGVEQVPTGGYLRDYVQANRARLIADGLLIPAEDMPALIAGGATVRGMRLTPVGGTFTHVTGPQFTVASPFAIFTAPVRGFYDAVGVAFFIIVVGGLLGIINKSRAIEVGIAHLMHAMRDRIYLLIGILMVLFSIGGSTYGMAEETIAFYPILLPIIIAAGFDAMTGGMIILMGAAVGVLASTVNPFSIGVASGIGGISIGNGIGLRLIMWVVFTSFAIFYVIRYARKVKANPGASVLADLNNEINAHFLNKENQQQTVEKTTIRQKLILAVFALTFVVMIYGVIPWSDMPGFLSRLPDLGWWFAELSALFLASAIICGIIAGFKESEIASSFITGARDMMGVVIMVGVARGISILMTDAMITDTILSATEIVAGWPSVFYINALYWLFMLLTFFVPSSSGLATLSMPLVIPMTEMAGFSPALAITAFQSGMGIIGMITPTSAVIMGALMLSKIPYERYLKFIWKYLLCIFIMTTILLSLGAVFS, translated from the coding sequence ATGGTTGATGTTGCTAAAAAAAAGTTTAAAATGCCTACGGCCTTAGGTATTTTATTTGGTTTAATTGTTGTGGTATGGGCGCTGGGCTGGGTTATCCCCAGCGGCTTTTACGACTACCTCACCCCCGCCGGTGTAGAGCAAGTGCCTACAGGCGGCTATTTGCGCGACTATGTGCAGGCTAACCGAGCTAGGCTGATTGCCGATGGCCTGTTAATTCCTGCCGAAGATATGCCGGCCCTTATTGCCGGCGGCGCTACAGTAAGGGGAATGAGGCTTACCCCCGTTGGCGGCACCTTTACCCATGTAACTGGCCCTCAATTTACGGTGGCTTCGCCTTTTGCCATTTTTACGGCACCTGTTAGGGGTTTTTACGATGCCGTTGGTGTAGCTTTCTTTATTATTGTGGTAGGCGGTTTATTGGGTATTATTAATAAAAGCCGCGCTATAGAGGTAGGCATAGCTCACTTAATGCACGCTATGCGCGACCGCATTTACTTGCTTATTGGTATTTTAATGGTACTGTTTTCGATTGGTGGTTCTACTTATGGTATGGCCGAAGAAACCATTGCCTTTTACCCTATTTTATTGCCTATTATTATTGCTGCCGGTTTTGATGCAATGACGGGTGGTATGATTATTTTGATGGGCGCCGCCGTTGGGGTGCTGGCCAGTACGGTAAACCCTTTTTCTATAGGTGTAGCTAGTGGTATTGGCGGTATAAGTATTGGCAATGGTATTGGCCTTAGGCTTATTATGTGGGTTGTTTTTACCAGCTTTGCTATATTTTATGTTATTAGATATGCCCGTAAAGTTAAGGCTAACCCCGGAGCTTCGGTATTGGCCGATTTAAACAACGAAATTAATGCCCACTTTTTAAACAAAGAAAATCAACAGCAAACCGTTGAAAAAACTACTATAAGGCAAAAATTAATTTTAGCTGTCTTTGCCTTAACTTTTGTGGTAATGATTTATGGTGTTATTCCGTGGAGTGATATGCCCGGTTTCTTGAGCCGTTTACCAGATTTAGGCTGGTGGTTTGCCGAGCTATCGGCTTTATTCTTAGCCTCAGCCATTATTTGCGGTATTATTGCCGGCTTTAAAGAAAGTGAAATTGCTAGTAGCTTTATTACTGGTGCCAGAGATATGATGGGTGTTGTTATTATGGTAGGTGTGGCGCGCGGTATTTCGATATTAATGACCGATGCGATGATTACCGATACCATTTTATCGGCCACCGAAATTGTTGCCGGTTGGCCAAGCGTATTTTACATAAATGCCCTTTATTGGCTGTTTATGTTACTTACTTTCTTTGTACCATCATCATCGGGCTTAGCAACCCTCAGTATGCCGCTGGTTATACCAATGACCGAGATGGCCGGCTTTTCGCCCGCTTTAGCTATAACGGCTTTCCAATCGGGTATGGGTATTATTGGTATGATAACACCTACCAGCGCCGTTATTATGGGCGCTCTTATGCTTTCTAAAATACCTTATGAGCGTTACCTAAAGTTTATTTGGAAATATTTATTATGTATATTTATAATGACAACTATCTTGTTGTCGCTAGGTGCAGTTTTTAGTTAA